The genomic region ACCCCCAGGATCTCCACTGCTCTGTCGTTAATGAGGAGAGGTGTGTGGTTCTGTCGAGACCTTCTGAAGTCGACAATGATCTCTTTTGCCTTGTCGTTGATCAGGAGCAGGTTGTTTATTCTGCACCAGTCCACAAAATGTTGTTCACTTCATTGTTGTCCTGAATCAGTCCCACAATTGTTGTGTCGTCTGCATATTTCATGATGTGGCTGGTGTTGCACCTGGGACCACAATCGTAGGTCATCAGGGTAAACAGCAGGTGGCTCAGGACACAGCCCTGTGGGGAAAACAGTGTTCAAAGAAATGACATTGGAGGTTTTATTACCCACACAGACAGACTGAGTTCTGTCAGTGAGGAGGTCCAGCAGCCAGTTACGCCGTGGAGTGTTGAAGACCAGTTTGCATACCAGGTCCTGGGGGATGAtcgtattaaatgctgagctgaagtccaaaAACATCATCCGTACGTGGGTGTTTATTTCCTCCAGATGTACCAGGCTCAGATGAAGAGCAGTGGAGATGGCAACATCAGTCGAGTGGTTAGGTTTGTATGCAAACTGGAATGGGTCAAATGATGGAGGCGGTATAGAGTTTATGTCCTTATTTATCCTTAACCACATTCTCAATGCACTTCATGATGATAGATGTTAATGCAACTGGTCACAAGTCATTCAGACACGTGATGGTTGGTTTCTTGTGGAATAATAGCTGACTTAAAACATGAAGGGACAATGGTCTGGTACAGTGACGTGTTGACGTGAACACATGGGCATGCTGATCTGCACATTCTTTGATCAGCCTTGCTGGAATGTTGTCAGGACCTGCAGCTTTTCGTATATTGATTTTCCCCAGGGCTTTTCGCACAGCAAATGTTTTGAGCCTGAGGGCCTGTTCATCAGGGAGAGGGGTAGCTTTCCTTGCAGGGGAAGGATTTAGGGCTTCAAATCTTCCAAAGAAGCTATTGAGCTCATTAAGGAAGCTAATGTCATCTTGGCAGGATGAAGATGTGGTTTTATAATCAGTCACAGACTGGATGCCCTGCCACAGTTGTCTGGTGTTTCTGGCATCATGAAAGAATCATGGATCTTTTGACTGTAGGCATGTTTTGCTGCCTTGATGGTACATTTTAGATTGGACCTTGCTGAGGTAAGTCTGGCCATGTCACCAGATTTGAAAGCAGCATTACACTTCCTCAGTCTAGAATACACCTCCTTAATCATTCAAGGTTTCTGGTTGGCCTGTGTGACTATTGACTTTGTTGCTGTAACCTTCTCCGTACACCACTGGATGTAGTTTGACACAGATGCTGCATACTCCTCCACATCCGTGTGTTGCTTGTGCGTAGCGGCCTCTCTGAACATGCCCCAGTCTGTGCAGCCAAAACAGTCCTGCAGTGCAGACATGGCTCCCTCAGACCACACTCTCACCTTGTGGTTTGAGAGTGACCACAAGGTGACTCTGAGAGAAGCCTCTCTAGTAGAGAGAGGCTCTTTCAGACCACACTCTCACCTTCTTCAccacagacttttttttttacccctccaggggtctttttgtgggctctagtgtcccttttacgaaagtaggctgataggaatggggaaggagaggagggaagacatgcggcaaatgtcgccgggtccgggagtcgaacccgcgacggccgcgtcgaggactcaaggcctccaaatacgggtcgcactaaccactacgccaccacggcacgccccccaCCACAGACTTTTGTCTGGTGAGCAGAGGTTGGTATGCTGGGATGAGCATAACCAAAAGATGATCTGAAGAGCCGAGATGGGGCTGGGGGGATTGCTCTGAAGGCCTTCTTGATATTGGTGTAGACCAAATCCAGTGTGTTTTCTCCTCTGGTCAGAAAATCCACATGTTGATTGAAATTAGGAATAAAAGTCTTGATGTTAGCCTGGTTAAAGTCtgcagcaacaataaaaaccaCCCTCCGGGTTTATGGATTGTCTGTCACTGAAGGCCTGGTGAAGAGTACTCAGTGCTTGCTTGGTGTTGGCACTGGGCAGGATGTAGATAGCATAAATGATAATGGTGGTGAATTCCCAGGGTAGGTAGAAAGGTCTGCATCTCACAATCATGAACTCCATGTCCACATAGCAATGACCGTAGACTGGTGGTGTACGCTACAACAGCGTACACCAGTGCTGTTGTTAACGCCACTAAAAACAGCATTGGTGTTGTTATATCAGCTGTTAATACAAACACCACCTCCTCTGGAGGAGCATGGCTCCTGTCGGCTCTAAAAGTTGCTAGCCCCTCCAGACTGATGGCATTATGAGCGACAGATGAGTTTAGCCATGTCTCGCTGAAAATGAGAATGCAGCAGGTTCTGGTTTCCTCTTAGCTGGTTAGATCCAGCTTCAGGTAGTTTCAGGTAGTCCAATTTGCTTTGAAGGGATCGTACATTAGCAAGCAAGATGGAGGGAAGCGGCAAACGGAAAGGGCTAGCTTTTAGCTTAGCTGTAAGTCCACcgcttttgttttctgtcacgTCTTCTCTGGTGTCTCCCTGGGCCTTGGAAGATTCCTCTGCTGTGAAGTTAGCTTGATTCAACTGACCTAACTCACGTAGCAGTCCAAGGCCTTGTAACCTCTTCACCTttgatattttgacattttttctgtcatgaactctttttaatgaaagttgtgtttttgtttttttcaccctCATACACTTTTAAGATATATTTGTAGGTGTATGGAATGTGTTTGGCGCCAAGAAGAATGTATTCTTATACCAGGTAAGACATAAAATCATAAACTGGACTGAGAAGAGTGTTATATTTTtagcttcatttattttataaatgtacaaTAATGCCAGTaaatttgtagcattttttcCTCGTTATGTGCTAATGTATGTTCCATCATACGCTCTCCACAGACTGAAACTCTTTCCCATTGACAAGAATCCCACTGCCAGATGGAGTTTTCATTTAAAGCTGTTGACGTTCCTGCTCTTTGTGACTGTCATCGGGGTGTTTTTAAAGTCTGGTAACATCGAATGGCTCTGGTTTCAAGATCAAAGTCAGCCTGATGGTCAACATGATGGCCAGCATTATTTCCAGCATGATGGTCAGGATGATCATGCTGATAAAAGTCAGCGAGATCTGGATTATTCTGAGGATACTGCGTGGTGTCGTCATCCTCAGAAAGGTTCTGTCACGCCATTTTTGTCTGCCAAGACCAAACTGTCAGAGGACGCTTTCAAATGGTGGAAGGCAAGTCTTTACATGAAAGGGGGCCTCATGTGTTTGCCATGGATTTAAATAATCAAGAGATACGTTTTCACTTTGCGTTTCTACGTTACAGCATGTACAGAAGGAACAAGGCAACCTCAGTTATTTTGAAGAAACGGTGAATAAGCTTTTTGAGATATTCCCACCCATTCCCGATCTTGGAAAGCCGAAGTTTAACTTGTGCTCGACTTGTGCAGTGGTGGGGAATTCTCTTAATCTGAAAGGTTCAAATTACGGACCTCTTATAGATTCCAAAGACATAATTATGAGGTAAACGTACAGTACATtaggtcatttttaatttacaacttgataaaaatctgtaattatCTTTAATGAATACACCCCTCTTTTCTAATCAGAATGAACTTTGCCCCAACCAAAGGCTATGAAGAAGATGTGGGCACCAAGACAACGCATCATGTCATGTATCCGGAGAGTGCAGTTGACTTGGACAACAGTACTCATCTTGTACTGCTTCCATTTAAGATACTGGATCTAGAGTGGCTCATCAGGGCCTTTACAACAGGATTTCATGGACGGTAAGTTGTATGTTTCTATTTTGCTCAAACACTTTTGGACAGGAAATTGACCAATATTATCATCCTGCCAATAAGTTAGACAAATATGTacctatttttgtttgttctacaacttttgtttcttttttttaagtagttaAGTCCTGACAGCACATACTTTGGCAAATTTTAAACGACAAATCTTTTGGGGACTACAGATAAATCTGGATTGTGACGATCCAGTTTGGTCTTAAATTTCTCATCAGTATATTAGCTGATTAGTAATAAATTTACCAAATACTGTAGCCCATCTCAGCTTAATAATGGAATACATTTTATGCTGCTTGTTACAGATCCTATGCACCAATAAAATCCAGAATTCAGGCCAACAAAAATTTGGTACGTATTTTAGTGAATCAATTCAACTCCTATTTGCATGCAATGTCATTAGTTCCATTAGTTCAAAACCTTCTTCTTTGTACCAGGTGATTGTGATCAGTCCAGCTTTTATGAAGGACGTCCATCAAATTTTGCTAAAAGAGAAGGGAAGTTATCCTTCCACTGGTTTTCTGACTGTGGTTCTTGCACTTCACATTTGTGATGAGGtaaagatttcttctttttacactTTGTGTAATAATCTGTTATTTTGAATAGCATGGTACTATGCGATGGGCTTCCAGAGAAGTACTGCAAATTGAAAGTGGCTGTGTTATGTTTATAAAGTCCATCTCTTTGCTTAAGATGTAATTTGAACCTTTCAGATTAAGAGAATTCCCCACCACTGCACAAGTCGAGCACAAGTTAAACTTCGGCTTTCCAAGATCGGGAATGGGTGGGAATATCTCAAAAAGATTAGAGCATAGAGAATAACTTGCACTCTcaaagcaaagataaaaaaaaaaacacacattgaaaagttattgtttctaaaatatttactgaggggtttttttggtttgtttgttttttttcagattagtGTTTTTGGATATGGGGCAGACCGCAACGGACAATGGAGCCATTACTTTGAAACACTGAAAGACAAAAGcttcaaaacaggaaaacatcctGGACAACAGGAGTATAAAATACTACAAAAGCTGAATTTTGAAGAACTGGTGAAACTTTACCCTGGGGCGTGAATTCTTCTCCTGAAACAGACCTGATGTAAGGGAGTTGTAGAAAGAAAGGCTGAGTGAATCAGTGTTACTGTGTCCATTAAACCTCAAACGTAAGTTAAGAAATGTGACGGCTTAGAAGAAAGAGTCACAAAATGATCACCAGATaccagtgttttaaaaaaagaagccttTAGCCTGTCACTCCGTTATCCATGTCCAGATACgtttctttaaatttctgaTGACATTAGTGCCACCTGCAGGCTTTGGTTAGTTAGTCCCAGAGACGATGTAAAAGCAGATCtttcaaaacagaagaaaaaaggggGGAGGGGGTGAAAATATTGAGTGGTGGAGCTCGTGTTTGAAACTAAAGGTGCTCCTACATTGTTTCTTATATTCACACTTATGTTGATGTACATACGTACATCCCTCCTACTTCTGGCTCAGTATTCTCACATTTATCTATTTGCAAATTTGTCTGTGGGACGTGACTGCACTATTCACTTAGCACAGGTGCACCTGTGGGCCATGTGCTTAGCCCCCTCTTCTACTTGCGCTACACCTACTATTTAGTCCATCAAACTGTGATCAAGTTCACAGGTGACACCACTGTGATCAGAGGAGACATTGAGTCTGCATATCAGCAGGATGTTTATATAATAATGCTTGGTTCATTTTGGCTGCATATTCCCACAGtaaatctgtttatttggatggcttgtatttttttgtttgaaaatgcgTCTGCACACAGTAGTGGCTTCAGGAAATTCAAAATCTCAGATTATCAGATGCATGTGACTAATGCCAGTCTGGGCAGGAGGTGGCAGTAGCAATCTGCAGTAGAGCTGTATTATAAAGCATAAAGTCAGCGTCGGTGTCCAGCGTCGGTGTCAGGcattgatacatttttcagtttcttcagataattttaaatattcaaccATATACCCAGAGCCATCTCTAGCCATTTTGCTGGGCAGGGACAGACTTATTACTAGgtaaagcaacaaaataataaacaaatcacacacacataagTTCAgaggaattaaaataatatagtTTTTCGAGTTTGTGGCAACATCCACCCATCTAGAAACTCCTTATCAAAGCCTATTTTCATGTCTACCAGCAGGCATTGTGTTGCTTTCTGTGCTGCCCCTGTAGTTGTCCAAATTAATAGTGCTCTTATTCTGTTGGGGGTTTAAAAATACCATTACATTTTGAAACTCAACCAGGATAAAGCAGTCATTGTCATCTTTCCCAAGCTCTACagacaaaagtagaaaatgcaAAAGATTTCCCCATCGTACATCCAACTCAGAattttatcctcagacaattaAAATACATCTGCACATCTGCATTACCTTTGTTTCTACATTCACATCAAGAAAATCTTAAGTCAGCATACAGGGGATGgtaaatgacaaaacaatatTCATCTTCCACCGCATTGCTACTTTTGTCAGTATTTTTGCCTTTACTGTGGATCCCTCATTGGGAAACACACAAACCAGTTTATTGTGGCTCCGAAACGTTTGCTGGGTTTTACTTCATGATAATGTTGGGAactctttgtttgctttttccaCTTAAAAGTCCCAATTGTTGAAAAACATGATCTCATTCAGCAGATCTGCGACTAATATTTTCCTCCAATACAAAGACGTATTCACTGTTTCAACTCTGACAGTAATCCTATGAGAATTCAAGGTCGATACCCATTCCTTGTGCATCGACCTTGTAGAACAGAAGTTCAGAGGAATCAACGATTAAAATAATATAGCCATTAATTCCTCACTATCAACTCTGATAGAGAAGCTATCAGAGTTGAAACATTTGCTTGTGTGAGTGTGGGATGTTGTGTTGATTTGGTCAACAAGTCAGCAGGACTGAGCAACAtccttgtttgctttttctgtaGACTCCGATCCTCTGACGCCTCAGTGTCACCTTGTGAACTGTGActtgttacattttgttacatCAGCAGAACTTTAGATCATGCATCATGACGGCCACCTAACTGTTACACACACTTGAGTTACACATAAATTTCTACATTTGATCTCAGAACTAtgcagaattattatttttttcgtTCTGCTTTTGTGACTGTACCAAAGAATAATCATGGAAAGATCAGAATGGAAATAGCAAATCACAAGGTGATCAGTGTAAAGCCGAAATGTTGAAGagcaaagttaaataaaaataatgtttaagaaTAATGACTGGGTTCATTATTGGTTTTCATCCATATATTTAAGTGTCGTGAGCTGTGATGCAAAACATCATTTCCATCCCTTTGGCATGATCCAAGATATTGACGTATATTGGAGGATTTGTTCCCTCTTTCAATCGTAACAGAAATATGTGTGTTATCCAAGTGATCATAACACTTTGTCATAAGAGGCaacactgaaaaataataatacgtTTACACAAAGTGACACTATGTTCTCCAAAAGATTTTTTCATGATCAGCAGATGGTAGatcttgttttgtctgaaaaagCTTTAATAGTTAAGTCGGTTTAATGAGACGACATTGGTTCACGActggttgtttgtctttttttattaatcctgttttaatttgttgtgtttaaataaTCCACTGCTTACATTTAGCTTagctaaattattattattaatatttagtttggaactatGACGGTTATCAATGTACGAATAACATTCTTGCTGGGTTATTGATTTACTTTTATGTGCCGACCATCTTAACTTGGGTTCATGCGTCATACGAAAGCTTCCACAAAGATCAACTTCATCGTAAAGGTCCACGTCTCTGACTGCTCTCTCAAACATTCTCAGCACtcttaaagatgttttttaaaaagcactgaaAATGCATTCATGATTTTCCTCAGGAGTTTAATCTGACATTGGCAGCctggcaaaggaaaaaaaaaacaactaaaaaaccTTCAGTTgggcaaaaatgatttttgaattgaaaaattACACACTCTTAAAGCCAATCTAGTACAGATTGTATACTTTACAAGCAGCAAGCTTCTgtgtctgcttcctgttttattccATAGACGTTATGGATGTTTATCTGCGTTTCTCTCCTCCTTAATGCTTTCAACACAACCATTGCTGCCATTAACTCTATGTATTCAGTTCTCCTGGCCCAgtgcttctgtttttatatgCTCAGGAGAGTTTTACATGCACCTTCCCAGCATGCCGCATTCTACAATTTTTATGGTGGATTAATCAAAAATAGAATCAGTTGAATACAGCTATGGTCTacgggcgagaggtggggtacatcctggacaggtcaccagccCATTGCAgatattattgtaattttgctACAATCCTCTACAGCATGAGCACTTGCAcacattaatatttgtattgGATGCAAATGGGGGACTtgtaaagtttacaaaacagttcctcagcaattattttttctttattagctAAGCGGCTAATCCGGGATGTGACGTCATCATGACTGCACATTGTGTGCTTTTCCTTTGAAAGCACCACTCCTTCATCTGTACTGTAAATGCCACACCTCACCAGgtgattcatatttttacattatttctgGGCTTCGGTGTCTTAAACAAATCTTGAATTTACGCTTACACAATAAGCATGccactttaaaatattcagtcagTGCTGCTGACAGATTACTGTCAGTAgtactgtgtttgtgttgcataAGAACACAAATAGTTTTTATGCACAGGTGATGACATGTCTGTTTGGTTAATGTAAATCACACCATTTCAGGGAAttcctttatttcattttttccctctgGCACTAGTGCGGTGTATTGCTcctttgtaaaatgtaatttgtcaTTTAATGTAGTTTTACTGGAACTAGGAAAGTAATAGTAAAACAGCTAATaggtgttatttaaaaaaatgttgcttggACATTGCCAACATGATTGGCTCTTACTGGACACAGAGATTTAGGGTCCCACGGGTTGCAGTCTGCAACAAATTATGTCATTACTTCCACGTACCTAATTTGATGTGATTACCAGTCGACATAGtcttgtgttttaataactttatgtCCTAATATGCTATTCAAAAATAGTTCATCCTGCAAATTAACCTGTTCGTATCATATTTAATTCTTAAGTCGTaattgttttgaagcaatctaATTGGTGGGCGTAGGGCTTGGCTTTgtgctacactgccccctatgggtttggaATGTTTAAAGCAACACTAAGGGGCAGATTTGCACAGGTTTTGTAGATGAAACCTTTTCTGAAAATGGTTCCATGTGTGCGATATATTTAAACGATATGTGTGGCTATGTGTGTACATTGTTTGATTCCAACAAACTTAGTGTTtataggatttttttgtttgagtcCTCGttaatcacattttgtcatcgTAAGCCTTAATTTTCCACAACCAAATAACAAACGCTCTCATTTGGGACGGGGGGCACCACAAATGGCTAGCGACGGCCCTGCATATAGCCAACAGAATTTGTCTGCAGGGCAATATATTAATATGCAACATTTCCCCCTCTAATTGAGTGCTATATACATAATTGACCTTTGTAGAGCAGCTTTGACCAGGGAATTCAGATGAGAAAGCAAACAGTCCCATTCGGTATGCCATAATTACTTAATTTTATAGCATTTAATAATGTTCCGTTTTATCTTTTAAAGACTAATATAtggatttttacataaaatataagtTCAAAGAAAGAAGCCTTTGCTATGACAGTGTTCACCTTCCcttctgttctctctctctctctctctttttcctcttgGGTATCTACATGAGCAAACCacacctctttctctctctctctctgtctctcaccACTTCAGGGATTAGACAGACTCCCTTCGCTGAAATAATAGAACAGCCTAAACAAAGTCTTCGCATGAAGCCTGTTTTGTGGAAGTCAAATTCCCGCCAaccaatggaaacattttgaagaTTCATAGAAAATTCTGACAGCTATGACAAATGTACGCACTCGGGTAAGACATGgacaaaaattacacaaaatacctgcatttacatataaaaaaaatatgattagtAACTCTGCTGCTCCTAATAATTACTATCTTCTATCCTGCTGCTAGAAGGCGTTAAAGTGTTgagatcaaattaaaaacaatgacatgtTAAACACCAACTGgaggctttttattttatgtggacttacttcctgttttatgaCGCTCTTCCCATGCTGGAATTACTTCCCATCACAACAATCACCAGTCCAGGACATTTAAAGTGAAGCTGCTGGTTTTGCTGCTGGCTCTAACCGCCGCCGTGTTTCTAAAGTCTGACCTCACCGACTGGCTCTGGCTGCAGGATCAAAACTCGTGTGCTTGCGGGAAGCGTTTGTCTAAAGACAACCTGCGGGCTCTTCATCGCCTGAACCATTCCGTGGAACCGTTCCTGACCGTAAACACCAACCTCTCTGAGGAGGCTTTCAGATGGTGGACGGTTAGAGAAAATAATGCAAGCCTCTTTTCCTCTCATGTCATTTGAAAACCAGCCTAATAGcatgctgtttgttctgttcGACAGCACATACAGCATGAACAAAGGgacttcagttattataaatcAACAGTGCACAAGCTGTTTGAGCTTTTGCCACCCGTTGCCGATCATGGAGAGCCCAGTTCTGACAGCTGCAGGACTTGTGCTGTTGTGGGAAATTCGGCCAATTTGAAAGGATCACGTTACAGGTCGCTGATAGACTACCAAGATGTTGTTATAAGGTAAGATCTTCAGTAAAAGGAATGATCCTGCATTTAGTCTCTCACGTGAGTGAAGTATTTATAAAAACTGTTGCTCCATCCCATTTAGAATGAACGCGGCTCCCACCAAAAACTACGAGAGTGACGTGGGGACCAAAACGACTCATCGCGTCATGTATCCGGAGAGCGCCGTAGATTTGGATAACTCCACTCTTCTTGTGCTGTTTCCCTTCAAGATAAACGACCTCCAGTGGGTCATCAAGGCCATTACAACAGGATTTTATGGAAGGTGAGTTGTATACATTTGTGGAAATCTTATGCTGCACTACAAAGAGTTGCTCATTGTAACGTAATCAAAACACACCTTATACTTGTTTCATTTCTATTATCTCCAACAAAGACtgtaaaccaaaaataataattacatttacaaCATATGGCTTCACAGGATGTTTCCAGAGGTATTatacaaaagtaaaattagtgactaagatttttatttgattaaatatgaaTGTAAATAATTCTTAAATTTTAGTCCCTCCCCTCTCGCATCTGAATTGGTTCAGTCTTTTTATGCACAACCTGTGATAGACGGTCAATCTGACCAGGGTGGACCCTTCCTCTCGCCCAATGTGGTGTAGATGGTCTCCAGCTCCTGTGGTTCTGCATGCATAAGAGGGTCTAGACAATGAAAagatggatcttttttttttatgtttccagtCTGTGTTGACCTTCATCTCCAGAAGCCCTGAACAGACCTACCCAGGGAGGCTTCAGAATTTGATCCCCCTGTAGTTGGAACATACTCTGCGTTCCCTCTTTTTGAATAGTGGGCCTACTGGTATGCAAATCCGGGGGAACTACCCCCGATGTTCACTCaatataagataagataagataaatctttattgtcattgtcacaaggacaacaaaattcaaagggtgccatcagttgGTGCatatgcccaaaaacaaaaaataactgtctcacaattcacacacaacgcaagaatcaacaaacaactggcaaaaaaataaataaataaataagaacagccacattctcacatacatcatttatgatgattaatggttgtttttgattgcatttagttttgttattgctatcgggtagaaactgtctctgagacggttggttctggttctggttgctctgtatcttctgcctgaaggcagcagtgtgaacagagaaggtccggggtgagaagtgtcctttgtgatgtgttgtgcttttcttagacagcggtcgctgtgcaggtcctccagtgaggggagagggcagccaatgatttttgggctgtattcacaaccatACAGCTGTACTGGAGTCGTGAAAgccaaaaaaccccccacaacATCCAGAACCTTCAGGAACTTTGGGCAAATCTCATCCACCCTCAGCGGGCCTTACCACCAAGGAGTTTTTTAACCACCATGAACCTCAGAACCAGAGATCGGACAGTGCGACCCGCAGTCCCCAGTCTCTACTTCCTCAGTGGGAAACATGCTGGAGACAGATGTACtatgttcagtttttaataGGATGTTCTGCTATAAAGACCTGCTGTGCAATCAAC from Xiphophorus couchianus chromosome 13, X_couchianus-1.0, whole genome shotgun sequence harbors:
- the LOC114156380 gene encoding CMP-N-acetylneuraminate-beta-galactosamide-alpha-2,3-sialyltransferase 1-like yields the protein MCLAPRRMYSYTRLKLFPIDKNPTARWSFHLKLLTFLLFVTVIGVFLKSGNIEWLWFQDQSQPDGQHDGQHYFQHDGQDDHADKSQRDLDYSEDTAWCRHPQKGSVTPFLSAKTKLSEDAFKWWKHVQKEQGNLSYFEETVNKLFEIFPPIPDLGKPKFNLCSTCAVVGNSLNLKGSNYGPLIDSKDIIMRMNFAPTKGYEEDVGTKTTHHVMYPESAVDLDNSTHLVLLPFKILDLEWLIRAFTTGFHGRSYAPIKSRIQANKNLVIVISPAFMKDVHQILLKEKGSYPSTGFLTVVLALHICDEISVFGYGADRNGQWSHYFETLKDKSFKTGKHPGQQEYKILQKLNFEELVKLYPGA
- the LOC114156381 gene encoding CMP-N-acetylneuraminate-beta-galactosamide-alpha-2,3-sialyltransferase 1-like, coding for MTNVRTRSRTFKVKLLVLLLALTAAVFLKSDLTDWLWLQDQNSCACGKRLSKDNLRALHRLNHSVEPFLTVNTNLSEEAFRWWTHIQHEQRDFSYYKSTVHKLFELLPPVADHGEPSSDSCRTCAVVGNSANLKGSRYRSLIDYQDVVIRMNAAPTKNYESDVGTKTTHRVMYPESAVDLDNSTLLVLFPFKINDLQWVIKAITTGFYGRSYVPIKFKIKANKDLVMVVNTGFMRYVHEIWLKKKGDYPFTGFMALILALQICDEVSVFGYGADDDGNWSHYFETLKSKNFKTGPHPGKHEYAIIDEVAQNKTIRLYNKW